In Saccharothrix syringae, the following are encoded in one genomic region:
- a CDS encoding RNA polymerase-binding protein RbpA, producing MADRVLRGSRLGAVSYETDRNHDLAPRRSVRYACPKGHDFEVPFSDDAEIPHTWECRLHGQESKIIDGAEPETKKVKPPRTHWDMLLERRSIPELEELLDERLEELRGRRSRTA from the coding sequence ATGGCCGACCGCGTTCTACGGGGTAGCCGGCTCGGAGCTGTCAGCTACGAGACCGACCGCAATCACGACCTCGCCCCGCGCCGGTCGGTGCGGTACGCCTGCCCCAAGGGCCACGACTTCGAGGTTCCCTTCTCCGACGACGCCGAGATCCCGCACACCTGGGAGTGCCGCCTGCACGGCCAGGAGTCCAAGATCATCGACGGCGCCGAGCCGGAGACCAAGAAGGTCAAGCCGCCGCGCACCCACTGGGACATGCTGCTGGAACGCCGCAGCATCCCCGAGCTGGAGGAGCTGCTGGACGAGCGGCTGGAGGAGCTGAGGGGTCGGCGCAGCCGCACCGCCTGA
- a CDS encoding TetR/AcrR family transcriptional regulator, producing MATEDPARTLAVLWRTNERTARKDLGVDRIVAAAVELADAEGLAALSMRRVADRLGVGTMSLYTHVPGKAELVDAMVDAVQGETERPAEVPGGWRARLTHIARQNWDLHLRHPWLLEVEAHRSVLGPGVTAKYDYELRAVDGIGLTDVEMDSVLGLVLAHVRAAARVAVEADRARRRTGLTDEQWWQAAAPFLARVLDPARFPVAARVGAAAGQAHGAAYHGEHAFTFGLERVLDGIEALVRSRSGQ from the coding sequence GTGGCGACCGAGGACCCGGCCCGCACCCTGGCGGTGCTGTGGCGCACCAACGAGCGCACCGCGCGCAAGGACCTGGGCGTGGACCGCATCGTGGCCGCGGCCGTGGAGCTGGCCGACGCCGAGGGCCTGGCCGCCCTGTCGATGCGGCGGGTGGCCGACCGGCTGGGCGTGGGCACGATGTCGCTCTACACGCACGTGCCGGGCAAGGCCGAGCTGGTCGACGCCATGGTCGACGCGGTGCAGGGCGAGACCGAGCGCCCGGCGGAGGTCCCCGGCGGGTGGCGGGCCCGGCTGACGCACATCGCGCGGCAGAACTGGGACCTGCACCTGCGCCACCCGTGGCTGCTGGAGGTCGAGGCGCACCGGTCGGTGCTGGGCCCGGGGGTGACCGCCAAGTACGACTACGAGCTGCGCGCCGTGGACGGCATCGGGTTGACCGACGTGGAGATGGACTCGGTGCTGGGGCTCGTGCTGGCCCACGTGCGGGCCGCCGCGCGGGTGGCGGTGGAGGCCGACCGCGCGCGGCGGCGCACCGGCCTGACCGACGAGCAGTGGTGGCAGGCGGCGGCCCCGTTCCTGGCCCGGGTGCTCGACCCCGCGCGGTTCCCCGTGGCCGCCCGCGTGGGCGCGGCGGCGGGCCAGGCGCACGGCGCCGCGTACCACGGGGAGCACGCGTTCACGTTCGGGTTGGAGCGCGTGCTGGACGGGATCGAGGCGCTGGTGCGGTCGCGGTCGGGTCAGTAG
- a CDS encoding polyprenol monophosphomannose synthase, producing MADQQAQPDHELGPVLVVIPTYNERDNIGKIVKRLHAALPRVHALVVDDGSPDGTGQLADEMAAADERVHVLHRTEKAGLGAAYVAGFRWALDHGYAVVVEMDADGSHAPEDLPRLLDALEHADLVLGSRYVPGGSTVNWSKARELISRTGNVYSRLALGAKVKDITGGFRAFRATVLERLALHTVASQGYCFQIDLAWRAIELGYRVVEVPITFTEREIGESKMSGDIVREALWRVTKWGVRRRATQLRELFAPKAKASSR from the coding sequence ATGGCGGACCAGCAGGCGCAGCCTGACCACGAGCTCGGGCCGGTGCTGGTGGTGATCCCGACCTACAACGAGCGGGACAACATCGGGAAGATCGTGAAGCGGTTGCACGCGGCGCTGCCGCGGGTGCACGCGCTCGTGGTCGACGACGGCAGCCCGGACGGCACCGGCCAGCTGGCCGACGAGATGGCCGCCGCGGACGAGCGGGTCCACGTGCTGCACCGCACCGAGAAGGCGGGGCTGGGCGCGGCCTACGTGGCGGGTTTCCGGTGGGCGCTCGACCACGGGTACGCGGTGGTCGTGGAGATGGACGCCGACGGCTCGCACGCCCCGGAGGACCTGCCGCGGCTGCTGGACGCGCTGGAGCACGCCGACCTGGTGCTGGGCTCGCGGTACGTGCCCGGCGGCAGCACGGTGAACTGGTCGAAGGCGCGGGAGCTGATCTCGCGCACGGGCAACGTGTACTCGCGGCTGGCGCTGGGCGCGAAGGTCAAGGACATCACCGGCGGGTTCCGGGCGTTCCGGGCGACGGTGCTGGAGCGGCTGGCGCTGCACACGGTGGCCTCGCAGGGCTACTGCTTCCAGATCGACCTGGCGTGGCGGGCGATCGAGCTGGGGTACCGGGTGGTGGAGGTGCCGATCACGTTCACCGAGCGTGAGATCGGCGAGTCGAAGATGAGCGGCGACATCGTGCGCGAGGCGCTGTGGCGGGTCACCAAGTGGGGTGTGCGGCGGCGGGCCACGCAGCTGCGCGAGCTGTTCGCGCCGAAGGCCAAAGCCTCCAGCCGCTAG
- a CDS encoding NUDIX domain-containing protein: MTGKRSAGIVLHRRVDGELQVLLGHMGGPYWAGRDAGAWSIPKGMPEDGEEPLDTARREFTEELGLPVPDGEPRPLGEVRQAGGKLVQAWALAGDLDPDQVVPGTYTVEWPRGSGRYRRFPELDRVAWFPLVEARTKIVKAQAELLDRLEADVAFGQH; encoded by the coding sequence ATGACGGGCAAGCGCAGCGCGGGCATCGTGCTCCACCGCCGGGTCGACGGCGAACTCCAGGTCCTGCTCGGCCACATGGGCGGCCCCTACTGGGCCGGACGCGACGCCGGCGCCTGGTCCATCCCCAAGGGCATGCCCGAGGACGGCGAGGAGCCCCTGGACACCGCGCGGCGCGAGTTCACCGAGGAACTCGGCCTGCCCGTCCCCGACGGCGAACCCCGCCCCCTGGGCGAGGTCCGCCAGGCCGGCGGCAAGCTCGTCCAGGCGTGGGCCCTGGCCGGCGACCTCGATCCCGATCAGGTGGTTCCCGGCACCTACACCGTCGAGTGGCCCCGCGGCTCCGGGCGGTACCGGCGCTTCCCCGAGCTCGACCGCGTCGCCTGGTTTCCCCTGGTCGAGGCCCGTACCAAGATCGTCAAGGCCCAGGCCGAGCTGCTGGACCGACTCGAAGCCGATGTTGCGTTCGGGCAACACTGA
- the lnt gene encoding apolipoprotein N-acyltransferase encodes MVAPAVASGPVADTPPARRRFVSGLLLRVVLAAAGGALVYLSFPPRTAWWLAPVGFAVLGVLLHGRRLRAGFGLGLVWGLGFTVPLLRWTGEFVGLVAWLPLALLVAVLIAVGTAVVALVSRLPGAPLWMALVWVADEALRSVFPFGGFPWGRIAFGQPEGWYLPLASVGGAPLVGFAVALTGFGLAHLGRSRRVAVPAVLVPVVAGLAVTPLVGTAPTAGTVVVAAVQGNVPRAGLDFNAQRRAVLDNHVARTLQLAEDVRQGRVPRPDLVIWPENASDIDPFRNADAAAQIQRAVEAVDAPVAVGAVLVDEGDNLPRNSVVLFEPGEGATDTYTKRQLQPFGETMPYRSFFRLFSEDVERAGNFQPGTDPEGFAMSRAKVAIDTCYEVAFDGVVRDSVRAGSNLIAIPTNNATFGRTEMTYQQLAMSRVRAVEHGRAVVVSATSGVSAIVLPDGSVARRTGMFTADALVAEVPLRGEATLATRLGAWPEWVMTALGLSAAAFSLAGTRRRSRPTPGAGVGEEETDGGPAGAA; translated from the coding sequence GTGGTCGCACCTGCCGTGGCGTCGGGTCCCGTCGCCGACACGCCCCCCGCCCGCCGTCGGTTCGTCAGCGGTCTGCTGCTGCGGGTGGTGCTCGCGGCGGCGGGCGGGGCGCTGGTCTACCTGAGCTTCCCGCCGCGCACCGCCTGGTGGCTCGCGCCGGTCGGGTTCGCGGTGCTGGGGGTGCTGCTGCACGGCCGCCGCCTGCGGGCGGGGTTCGGGTTGGGGCTGGTGTGGGGGCTGGGGTTCACCGTGCCGCTGCTGCGCTGGACCGGCGAGTTCGTGGGCCTGGTGGCGTGGCTGCCGCTGGCGCTGCTGGTCGCGGTGCTGATCGCGGTCGGCACGGCGGTGGTCGCGCTGGTGTCGCGGCTGCCCGGGGCGCCGCTGTGGATGGCGCTGGTGTGGGTGGCCGACGAGGCGCTGCGGTCGGTGTTCCCGTTCGGCGGGTTCCCGTGGGGTCGGATCGCGTTCGGGCAGCCGGAGGGCTGGTACCTGCCGCTGGCGTCGGTGGGCGGGGCGCCGCTGGTGGGGTTCGCGGTCGCGCTGACCGGGTTCGGGCTGGCGCACCTGGGCCGGTCGCGGCGGGTGGCGGTGCCCGCGGTGCTGGTGCCGGTGGTGGCCGGGTTGGCGGTGACGCCGCTGGTGGGCACCGCGCCGACCGCGGGCACGGTGGTGGTGGCCGCGGTGCAGGGCAACGTGCCGCGCGCGGGCCTGGACTTCAACGCCCAGCGCCGCGCGGTGCTCGACAACCACGTCGCGCGCACCCTCCAGCTGGCCGAGGACGTGCGCCAGGGGCGGGTGCCGCGACCGGACCTGGTGATCTGGCCGGAGAACGCCTCCGACATCGACCCCTTCCGCAACGCCGACGCCGCCGCGCAGATCCAGCGCGCGGTGGAGGCGGTCGACGCGCCCGTCGCGGTGGGCGCGGTGCTGGTCGACGAGGGCGACAACCTGCCGCGCAACAGCGTGGTGCTGTTCGAGCCCGGCGAGGGCGCCACCGACACCTACACCAAGCGGCAGCTGCAGCCCTTCGGCGAGACCATGCCCTACCGGTCGTTCTTCCGCCTGTTCAGCGAGGACGTGGAGCGGGCGGGCAACTTCCAGCCCGGCACCGACCCGGAGGGCTTCGCCATGTCGCGGGCGAAGGTGGCCATCGACACCTGCTACGAGGTGGCCTTCGACGGCGTGGTGCGCGACTCGGTGCGGGCGGGGTCGAACCTGATCGCCATCCCGACCAACAACGCCACCTTCGGCCGCACGGAGATGACCTACCAGCAGTTGGCGATGTCGCGGGTGCGGGCGGTGGAGCACGGCCGGGCGGTGGTGGTGTCGGCCACGAGCGGGGTGAGCGCGATCGTGCTGCCCGACGGGTCGGTGGCGCGGCGGACCGGCATGTTCACCGCCGACGCACTGGTGGCCGAGGTGCCGCTGCGCGGGGAGGCTACGCTGGCCACCCGGCTCGGCGCATGGCCCGAGTGGGTGATGACCGCTCTGGGCCTTTCGGCCGCGGCGTTCAGCTTGGCAGGAACACGACGACGATCGCGTCCGACCCCTGGTGCGGGGGTCGGCGAGGAGGAAACGGATGGCGGACCAGCAGGCGCAGCCTGA
- a CDS encoding helix-turn-helix domain-containing protein, with protein sequence MDDVLDKVGERLRHIRTSRGATLADLAAATGISKSTLSRLESGHRKPTLELLLPIARAHRVPLDELVGAPPVGDPRIRPVPVRRNGMTILPLTQQPGGLQAYKMIIPPRGEPDPRTHTGYEWLYVLSGRLRLVLADHDVVLNPGEAAEFDTRLPHWFGPADDEPVEILSLFGKQGEKIHMRTRRKT encoded by the coding sequence GTGGACGACGTGCTCGACAAGGTCGGCGAACGACTCCGCCACATCCGCACCAGCCGCGGCGCCACCCTCGCCGACCTCGCCGCCGCCACCGGCATCTCCAAGTCCACCCTCTCCCGCCTGGAGTCCGGCCACCGCAAACCCACCCTCGAACTACTGCTGCCCATCGCCCGCGCCCACCGCGTCCCCCTCGACGAACTCGTCGGCGCCCCACCCGTCGGCGACCCCCGCATCCGCCCCGTCCCCGTCCGCCGCAACGGCATGACCATCCTGCCGCTCACCCAGCAACCCGGCGGCCTCCAGGCGTACAAGATGATCATCCCGCCCCGCGGCGAACCCGACCCCCGCACCCACACCGGCTACGAGTGGCTCTACGTCCTGTCCGGCCGCCTGCGCCTGGTCCTGGCCGACCACGACGTCGTCCTCAACCCCGGCGAGGCCGCCGAGTTCGACACCCGCCTGCCCCACTGGTTCGGCCCCGCCGACGACGAACCCGTCGAGATCCTCAGCCTGTTCGGCAAGCAGGGCGAGAAGATCCACATGCGCACCCGCCGCAAGACCTGA
- a CDS encoding PspC domain-containing protein gives MTTLTRPQNQKVIAGVCAGLATRYGWRPNTVRLLFVLSCLLPGPQFIVYLALWVMMPKRPY, from the coding sequence ATGACCACGTTGACCAGGCCGCAGAACCAGAAGGTGATCGCCGGCGTGTGCGCCGGGCTGGCCACCCGCTACGGATGGCGCCCCAACACCGTCCGGCTGCTGTTCGTGCTGTCCTGCCTGCTGCCCGGACCGCAGTTCATCGTCTACCTCGCGCTCTGGGTGATGATGCCCAAGCGCCCCTACTGA
- a CDS encoding GntR family transcriptional regulator, whose amino-acid sequence MLSLDPGSAVPPYEQVRSQLARKITDRELAAGARLPTVRALAAQLGIAVNTVARAYRELEEAGLIETRGRAGTVVSAAGERSRERVLRAARAYAATAREQGLAAQEALEIVRAALTDRPVP is encoded by the coding sequence GTGTTGAGCCTCGACCCGGGTTCCGCCGTGCCGCCCTACGAGCAGGTGCGGTCCCAGCTGGCCCGCAAGATCACCGACCGCGAGCTGGCCGCGGGCGCCCGCCTGCCCACCGTGCGGGCGCTGGCCGCGCAGCTGGGCATCGCGGTCAACACCGTGGCCCGCGCCTACCGGGAGCTGGAGGAGGCGGGTCTGATCGAGACCCGCGGCAGAGCCGGGACGGTGGTCAGCGCGGCGGGGGAGCGCAGCCGGGAACGGGTGCTGCGCGCGGCCCGCGCCTACGCCGCCACCGCGCGCGAGCAGGGCCTGGCCGCGCAGGAGGCGCTGGAGATCGTGCGCGCCGCGCTGACCGACCGGCCCGTCCCGTAG